The genomic stretch CCCAGAAAGCCTTGATCTTTCCTGTGAATATAAAGGCAGCGATCCAGGTAAAAGTTGAGACAATTATATCAAGGTGTAAATTATATCAACAGGTGCCTGAGGAGGCAACACAGTCTCTGCCAAGATTCCTTCCAAAAAGAGCCAGATAGCTCCCAGCACCCTCTGAAGCCCAGCTTTGATCTTTTCAGTGCGAGTAGAGCTGAGGCTGCGCCCATCCCTCCGGCTGACGTGGGGGCAGGGCGAGTCTGAAGCACCCAGCAGCACCCGGGCACCTCTCGGAAATGTCCTCTGGGATTAGAACAaggcggagggggcgggcagtCAACCAAGCCAAAACGCTGGCAGGGACCACTGTCCCCCGCCTCAAACGAGCTGGCACCGGCCATGCACTTCATATGTACTcccagggaaagggggggggCAGCCCAACCCTGGCTTGGAGGTGAGGCCCTTGGTGGGTGGTGGCCCCTCAGGATGGGGGCTCTGCTGGGGTGTCCCCTCCAGGCAAGGCTAACCTGCAGCCTTGTCCCCAAGTGGTTCTGGTGATTATCTCTCTCcgatggctgcagccagccttAGAGAATGCAGGAGGTGCTTTGGACCGTGCCCCTCTCTGCCCACCCTCTGGGTAAGTCAGCAGGACTGGCAGCCTCCACAGCAGAGGGCACAGAGAGCACCAGCCCAGCCAGTGGAGGCACAGCAGGGGACggcacgagagagagagagagagagagacagagagagagagagagagagagagagacgggccTGGCAGAATGGGCCTGGGGCTGCCTCCTGTGCCTCTGCTGcccgccccccagcaccccctcccctccccaggctcccaggGAGAAACCCATGCCTGTAAACCACCAGGGACCATCCGGTGAAACAGGCACCTTACAAAGGGGTCCAGGAAGAGCAGGAACCCCCAGCTTCATCAGCTGGTAGGacaaggggtggagggaggggaaataTGTGAGTAAAGCCTCTCCTCCCTGCGGTAGGGAGaagccagggaggaggggacaggaaggaggggcAGCTTCTTTATTCCGTCCccgtgtatatatttattgagctcaCATGTCAGAAACTTTGCACCGTGAATACCTCTAGCCGGtggccctccctcctcctagATACTAATCTCCACGGCCCAGCCTGCCTAACCCCTGCTGCTCCACGGGGACTGATGCAATGTCCGCCTCGGAGCCTGGTGCAGAGGCTGCCCAGCAGGGGGGGAGCGAGAGTCTCTAGCAAAGCCTCGGGAGGCGAGACAGGCCCCAGCCTCCGGCCTCACCCAGTGAGGAGGAAGGGGCCCATCACCCACCATCGCCCTTCCATGCCAACTGGTTATTGGCATGGCCCTGGCGCGGAGGGGCCCGCAGAGTCCTGGGCAGGCGGAGAGCGCAGCCGGCGCTcaggcctgggaggtgagggcTTTAGGCGCGGAGTACCGCTGGCGGGCATGCTTCTCGCAGTACAGCTCATCCCCCACCCAGAAGTGCCCGCGCATCTTCAGGTTCAGCCCGCAGTCCGCGCAGGTGTAGCAGCCAGGGTGGCGGTACCTCCCCTCCTGGATGCGCACGGCCTGGTTCCTGTGGGAGGGAGGTCGGAACGCCACTCATTAGCCTGGGGGGTGGAAAACCGGAGCACCCGGCGTGATGCTCCCCAGAGCCCAGAGGCGGGACCTGGGAAGATCCCCAAATCTCAGACACTTGACCCCCCCACGCCTGCCCTCAGGAATCTCACTTcaacagcccccagccccaggaccctaataataataataataatagtcacTCCTCCCCCACAAAAGGCAGGTAAACCCCATCCTGTATCTCCTGGGTTGTTAATGGAGCAGGGGTTCTCAATGTGTGGTCCCCGGTGCCAGGACCACAGCATCGCATCGTCTGGGGACAAGCTGGCACGGCAAGCGCTGGGGCCAGGGCCCTGCCGAAGAGGAAACTAAGGCGCAGGCCCAGCAGTGTTGCCACAcgcccagggccctgggctgctCTTTGGCACGGGGCACAGCCCCCCTGTCAGTGCAGCGTGGGCTCTCCCATTCTGCAGATGGAacgctgaggcccagggagcggAAGGGATGCGCCCAGAGTGAGTCATCTGCCCTCCGCACTGTGCATGGAACAACGTTTTCCAGGGGAGCCTTTCCGCAGTTTTCCAGAGAATGTGGCTGCACGGCCATGCCACCCACTGAGAAAAACGAACCTGCCTCTGGAAAACTCATCCTGTTCCAAGGGAGGTACAGGAGGGGTAAGAGCAAGATTTCCCAGGAGGAGGCTCCGCATCTAGAGGCGGATCTCCAGCGGCTGGGAGATCAGGGAGATAACCCAAAAGCAggccgggagggggaggagatCAGGGAGGAGCGGGAACAGCAGGACAAAGCCAGCCGGGCCTCCCGCGAAGGCTGACAATGACCATCGAGTGTCTGATGGCTCCACTTGTCACTGTGCCCTCCGGggcccctggctggtggctctgtGCAGCCCCGCTGGGAAgcaccctgtgccctgccccccaccctgcctcccaggcggccagACTCACGCAATGCCGGTGCTGCACTTCTCACACGTGTGGAGCTTGGGCGGGGTGGCcggggccctgggggtgggcagggaggactGGGGGCTCAGGGAgctgggcaggaaggcaggtgtgccacctgggagggggagggcagacaGACACATCAGAGCCGGCCCACCGCGGCAGCAGGCTGTGTTTACGCGCACTCCGCCTGCTCCAACACGCCTCCAGGACTCACACTCACAGGCGGGCCTCCGGGGTAGCACCAGGCGTGAGCGTGGGGCGTGGAGGAAGGAAGCGATCCTGCAAGATCCTTGGCTGAGGCTGGGCACGTGCAGGAAGCACACTGGGGGCTGTCTGCCCACTAGGGAGCAAGCTGGGGGTGTCTGCGCGGTGCCTGACACAGCAGGCCCCGCGGACGGCTCCCTTCTGCGGCCCAGTCGTGATGACGTCAATGGGCAGTAATAATGGGTAATAACCTTTGTAGTTTTCAAAGGGCTCTTCTGTGCATTATTGCCTCTGAACTTTGGACCACGCTCAGAGGAAGCACAGATGTTACGAGGCAGGGACGGTCCCCATTTACAGCTGATGCCACGGAGACTCCAGTGTGATGTCACCACCCATCTGCACTCGCCTCACCCACTGCCTCTCCCTGGCCCCCTCCACCAGGGGCCCGCCGAGGCCTCAGGGTCACAATGGACAAAACTGGCTCCaaacctccccaccccaacccccgccTCTGTGAACACCCCTAGGAACCAGACAtcagagttggaaacagccaccAGGTTTTAGTGATCCTGCCACCCACATACTTCTCCTGACCGGCCCATCCTCACGCTCCCGGATGCCActgcccaggccaggcctccccatctctcccctgAAGCAGGGCAGTGGTCCCTCCACAGGAAGGCCTGTGGCAGCCCCCGGTTCCTGGGAGCGAGGCGGGCCCCAATCAACAGAGCTCCTCACGGACAGACATGGGCCCTGACCACCTTTCCTCTCCACACTCTGCACAGAGCCGGTCCCAGGGGGCTCAGTAAGCGTTCGGCAGGAGCCCGGATCGTCTGAACTGCTCCCTTCGGCCTGTCAGGCACTGCCCGTGTGAATTACCTAACTGGCCCTCCTGGGTCAGGCCACTCCTAAGCCTGACACTGGAGGCCTCCCAGCCAGGACTTCACATCCAGGGCCACCTCCCTGCTGCCAGGCCGCTGTcctctgctcccacagccaacagcTCTCGGCTGCCAGCCCCCACATTCCACAGCTGGCCGGCCACCCTCTGAAGGCTGTTTGGTAAAGGCTTCCTCTTTCTTCAGGGACCACATCAAATCCCTCTTCCTCCACGAagccctccctggagaccccGCCACCCACCTCTGTTGTCCCCTTGGCAGCTTCCTGATCCCGGCTGGACctctgagggcaccctggcaGCCCCCAGACTGTCAGGTCCTTCAGTGCAGGACCTGTGGTCTCCGTGCCCCTtggtgcctgccccctggtgagcACTTAATTACTGGGTCAATGAGATGtccacccagggcccaggggtgTCCTGGGAAAGCTACTTCCCCTCCCGAACcgccgcccccagcctgcccgcgccgcccctgccgcccccaccccaggcctcacctctCTCCTCGGCCTCCAGGACTTCCTGCAAGAGTCTGAAGGAGCTGGACTGCCGGGGGGCCGCCCGCCCCTCACGATTCTCCTGCAGCATCTTGAAGACCTCTGAGTCCTCTCGCAGGAGGTGGCTTCCCCGCTCCGAATCCATACTGTGGGGATGGAGGCGGCCCGGAGTGAGGTCCGGTCCGGGGGTCAGGACAAGCATGGGGGCAGGGAATGGGTGTCTGGGGGGGGAGAGTGAGGGGAAGGATTCTGGGGGCCCGAAGAAAGCTGCCTGGACTTAGAGAGGTGGGcacccctccatccctctctagGAAGCCAGTCCCTCCTAGTCCTCCAAgatcccaccctccctccaaggCTCGCTGGTACCTGAGTTTGGGGCTGGAGGGCCGGGGGCCAGGGGAAGGCGGCAGCACCAGCACTGCCGAGTCGCCAGCGCGGCCGAGGCCAGCCTGTGGGAAGGAGAGGCACCAGGGGAGGAGTCAGCGCTGCAGCCTTCGGCCAGCACACCCATCGGCCGCCAAGGCCGGCGGTTCCCAGGCCCAACACCAGAGGGCCCCCCGCCCTGTCCCCCTCCATGGGAGCCCGACCAGGTCCCCAGCCACTGTTCCTGCGTGGTCcccgaggggagggaggcagcaccCAGCTACGGAGGGGTGAGGGCTCTGCAAGGGgacggggcgggaggggcagAATAAAGATAGGGGGTGACCACCAGCTAAATTCAGACAAAACGCAAATTCTTCTGTTATCTCGGGCCACGTGTTCAGAAAGATGTTGCATGTTGAGGCCTGTCTGCGCTGACAGACGAGCGAAGAGCCAGCCGCTGCCCCGAGGAAAAGGCAccagaaaggggaggagggacgAGGCCAAGACCCCTCTGGGAGTCAGGGCTGGAGCTGCACAAAGGACTCTCACCCACCCGCCTGTTCCCTTCAGGAGGGCCGGGGTCTGGGCCCACCTGCCTCTCCAGGCCGCCCTGGGAGGTCTGGTCCTgcccctggcagcctggggagCCAGGGTGGCTctgggcccacagcccagcaacagcgccctctccctccccagggtgCACTGTCCATCTCGGGCTCTTCACCTGCTCTCCACGTGGgcacctcccctccacctccgTCCTTCTGCTCCCTCTCCACCCCGCTCCACCCCCAGGCAAAGGAGAGCCTGAGGCCACCAGGCAGCCCGGCGAGGGCACAGTTTCCTGGAAAGCCAAATCCCCTCCGTTTTAAAATTCCAAGTCGGGAATGAACTATGGGGTTGAGTGGAAAAACCTGCATGAGGTCCTAAGCTACAGGGGGAAACATCAGAGTCGTGAGAAGACAGCCCCAGACCCTCACCCTGCCTCTCCCACCGGCCCGCCTTCCTCTGCTCGCAGGCCTCTGCCCcccaggtgaggacactgagctCAGAAGGGCAGCAGCTGGCatcggaggcagggctgggggtccACAGCCCAGACCCTGAGTGCCCAGCTGGTGTCGGGCGGTCGACAGAGGACGGAGAGAAAATGTCCTCAGGAATGACGTCCAGCACCAGCTAGTTACTCAAGAATGATGTCCCATCTCGCTGTCCCAGACAGGCCGGCACATGCCCTAcccgggggaggtggagggggagggacgggacactggccagtgggagggagggctgaAATCTGGCCCCTGCTCCTTCAAAAGCCAAGTCCTCGtgccagccagagggagaggTGCTGTTCTCACTTCACATCTGCTCACCAAGGCTTTTGCCTCCCGGAAGGGCGGAAGGGCAACCTCCAGTTTCCAGAAGGGCACCGTAAGGGCTGGTGGCGCCCCGCGCCTTGGCCCAGCGGGGCCTCAGCCTGCTCAGGAGCCGGCAGCAAAGCCGCAGCCACAGCAGACAGtgacctccaccccctcctccctccagaccAGCACACCTGGTGGAGAGGCACCCAACTCCCTCACTCAGAGCCACCCGCCTTCCTCTTCCCGCTTCCTGTCAGCTCAGGACGGGCCACCTGTCTTCACAGAGGCGACCTTTCCCCTCCAAGTCCAGAAAACCTGCTCATCTGCCCCTCAGGAGCCGGGTGTGGCCATCACCTCTCAAGCGTGTTCTGGGTGACacaggatgtacactgagtggccggattattatgatctctgaacacataataatctggccactcagtgtgtgtgtgtgtgtgtgtgtgtgtgtgtgtgtgtgtgtattcagtgcatgaattcgtgcatgggtggggtccggccagcctggccagggggaggagacatgagtggttggccggcctgcctgctggtcgaactcctggtcaaggagacaatttgcatattagccttttattatataggatatatacactgagtagccaaattattatgcgttcagagatcataataatctggccactcagtgtaaataagTGAGTGGCAGGGAAAGAGGGCCATCAGTTCAGGAAATTAAATGTGCCTCTCTCTCCTACGACCTTGGTGCTTTAAGGTGCTAACGTGCACGGTGACACTCACAAGGGAGCTAAGGGACTCTGTGACGCCCACACCATCTGATTTGTTTCACTGGTAGACCGGAACGCAAGATTAGTTGGGTTAGGAATTCCTGTTTTTTCCGCCACTGCTTCCCCAGAGCCCAGAACCGTGCCTGACACACTGCAGCTGCTCGGTAAGTATTTGCTGACGGAATGACAGGGGCCTCaggtcagagagagaggaaaggggctcATTCAAGGTTACACGGTGGAGGTGGGACTAGCCTTCTTGCCACCTCTCCCTgccacccagcccagggctcctcccTACATGACTGGGGTGACCAGGGAGGTCCTCAAATCTTCCCATGCATCAGACCCCCGAGGGCGCCTTCCAACAGATCggtgccccacccccctgcctgtgtctgactcagtaggtctagGCTGGAGCCTGCGAATTTTCACTTCTAACAAGTTCCAAGGTACTGCCTCTGGTTTGAGAGCCACTCCTTGTACCACCCAAATGCCCCCTTTGCCCAGGTCGGGGGCACCACAGGAAGGAGGCCAGGATGGAGCAGCGCTCTCCAGCCATGGCCTAGGACAAACTTGTCCCACTGCTCATCCGCTTCTAACCTAAACCCTACTGGTCTGACCTCCCGACCCTCCAGCAAAACCCCTGACAAAGCCTTCTGAGGCCACCCCAGTCCACACTCACCTCCCGCTCCAAGGCCTCCTGCTTTTCTAATTAAGACCATACTGTTCAGTGCTTAATTGTTCCAAAGCTGTTTCGCATGTTTGTCTTATCTCCACAGTTacattaaaattgtttaaagaaGGGGATCTCACGGAACACATCGCTATGCCCACAGGCCTGGCGGGCCACTGGGCAGGCCCACAGCCGGTGGCCAGGGAGCCCGATGCAGCCCCCAGAGGACCCCCTTCCTTCTCCAGAGCCCCCAGTCTCTAGTACCCTCCCCTAGCCATCCCCAAGGCTCTGCTTTCTGGAATGCAGATCAACCAGAGTTGGGATTCCAGCAGCTGGGCCCCATCCTCTTCACCCCAATGGCTGGATGTGCCCCCCCCAACTCTGCCCCCAGCAGCTGTGGCCCAGAGCAAGTTGgctgcctcactccctcagctCTCCACCCAGCCCTTAGAGAGGAGAAATACCACCAAGGAGGGCTGGGCTGTCACTAGTGGACAGtgggacctggggtggggggtccccaggaaggaaggcagggtggggccGACAGACAACGGGCCAAGTGCAACTTCAGGCAGAACCACAATCCCACTGATGGTTCCCTGGGTTGAGCCCGAGGAAGAAGAAGGGGATGGGATGGTGGAGTGGGGGCAGGCATGGGGCTGGAATGGGGAGGAATGTGTTCAAGGGATGCAGCCAGAGCCAAAGGGAACCATcccaacaacagcagcaaaactATGTCAGTCCCAGCCCAAGAGAAACACTCAAGAAGGGAGGAAGccgcaggaggcagggaggcggcagcgagggggagggaggtggtgggaggcCACCTGGACCagtggggcagggccggggcagcCAATGTGACCGGCCAGCAGATAGGATGACCTCCTGGCTCGAGAGAGGGGAGTGTCTGCTGCTAGGAGACAGAGGCCCGCTGCCCAGGTGGGATCGACCACCTGTAGCCCCATGGGCACCAGTGACAACCAGTGGGCCTGggaggccctcccctccccccgcgctCCCCCTCCCCTCCGTACCCTCACCTGGCGGCTTCCGGGGTGGCCTCCATAGGACAGGCGGTCAGCAGCAGTGAGTCCTGGgttgtgtgccaggctctggaaaCTGAATGGGGAAAGGCACAGTGTGTGTGCCAAGACCTCTCCCCTCCAGACTGCCCCAGGGAAACAGAGGGTGCCCCGGTGTCCCCTGAACACAGCTATTGAGActgagaggcctggcctgggcccggcAGGGGGATGCCCACCCCGTGCACTCACCTTCGGCTCATCGCCGCCTCTCCAGCAAGGGCATGCGGGCTGGTGGGggcgtgggaggggagggggctgcatggctgggggctgagggaggctgggctggaaCAGGAGGACCGGAGGGAGGACTGGCTGTCGGCGTGTGTCCTCACTGAGCCCTGTGGAGACAGGGCCGTGAAGAGTGGTCTGCCCATGCCCCGGGCCTGTCCCTCAGGCCTCCCCTCACttcagggagctggggctccaggCTAGAGGCACCATCCTACCTGGAAACGTGTGGCCAGCACCTCCATGGAGCTTCCCCCGTTGGCCTGCCCAGGAGAGGCAGCCCGGGACCTGAGGAGGCCAGAGAAGGGGGTGTCACGGGGTCCTGGAACCCAGATTTCAGCTGCCCCACACCAGGTTCTCACGACGAGTAAAATGTCCAAGGCATTCAGACAGTGCTTTGTCAACTTTCAACTTGGGCAAACTCAAAACCAGTAACTACTGTCATCAGCCACCGTTATTTCTTAAAGGACAGTTTAGCACCAAAAAGTAGAAAGGAATACTTTCAGCAAAAACTTccataaattcaattttatttttaaaaaaaataaaaaataaaactcctcacagccctagccggcgtggctcagtggatagagcgtcagcctgcggactgaagggtcccaggtttgattctggccgtggggcacatgcctgggttgggggctcaatccccagagggggggcgtgtgggaggcagccaatcagtgattctctctcatcattgatgttcctctctctctcctccctttctctctgaaatcaat from Eptesicus fuscus isolate TK198812 chromosome 6, DD_ASM_mEF_20220401, whole genome shotgun sequence encodes the following:
- the PDLIM2 gene encoding PDZ and LIM domain protein 2 isoform X1, which translates into the protein MALTVDVMGPAPWGFRITGGRDFHTPIVVTKVTERGKAEAADLRPGDIILAINGENAQGMLHAEAQSKIRQSPSPLRLQLDRSRAASPGQANGGSSMEVLATRFQGSVRTHADSQSSLRSSCSSPASLSPQPCSPLPSHAPTSPHALAGEAAMSRSFQSLAHNPGLTAADRLSYGGHPGSRQVRAGLGRAGDSAVLVLPPSPGPRPSSPKLSMDSERGSHLLREDSEVFKMLQENREGRAAPRQSSSFRLLQEVLEAEERGGTPAFLPSSLSPQSSLPTPRAPATPPKLHTCEKCSTGIANQAVRIQEGRYRHPGCYTCADCGLNLKMRGHFWVGDELYCEKHARQRYSAPKALTSQA
- the PDLIM2 gene encoding PDZ and LIM domain protein 2 isoform X2, whose protein sequence is MALTVDVMGPAPWGFRITGGRDFHTPIVVTKVTERGKAEAADLRPGDIILAINGENAQGMLHAEAQSKIRQSPSPLRLQLDRSRAASPGQANGGSSMEVLATRFQGSVRTHADSQSSLRSSCSSPASLSPQPCSPLPSHAPTSPHALAGEAAMSRSFQSLAHNPGLTAADRLSYGGHPGSRQAGLGRAGDSAVLVLPPSPGPRPSSPKLSMDSERGSHLLREDSEVFKMLQENREGRAAPRQSSSFRLLQEVLEAEERGGTPAFLPSSLSPQSSLPTPRAPATPPKLHTCEKCSTGIANQAVRIQEGRYRHPGCYTCADCGLNLKMRGHFWVGDELYCEKHARQRYSAPKALTSQA
- the PDLIM2 gene encoding PDZ and LIM domain protein 2 isoform X3, with product MALTVDVMGPAPWGFRITGGRDFHTPIVVTKVTERGKAEAADLRPGDIILAINGENAQGMLHAEAQSKIRQSPSPLRLQLDRSRAASPGQANGGSSMEVLATRFQGSVRTHADSQSSLRSSCSSPASLSPQPCSPLPSHAPTSPHALAGEAAMSRSFQSLAHNPGLTAADRLSYGGHPGSRQAGLGRAGDSAVLVLPPSPGPRPSSPKLSMDSERGSHLLREDSEVFKMLQENREGRAAPRQSSSFRLLQEVLEAEERGTRPCASRRGGTATLAATPARTAG